The Bradyrhizobium sp. CCBAU 051011 DNA segment TGAAAAGACCGCAGGCATTTTCGCGCTGCGGCTCACCGGGCTCAAATGCATCCGTATGAAAAACGCTCGATCCGCCACCCCCGGCTCTTCGAACACACTGACCCGAATATCTTCGAGTGTGGAGTCGCAAATGCTGTTCCCAGGCGAGGAACACATCGGATGTTGCGCAAGGGAGACAGGGTTGATACGACCGCCTGCTCTGCAGCTGCGTCGCTGATACTCGCGATCCTACGCTGCTTTGAAGCTTCGGCTTGGCGGGCCAATGGCGCTTACCGTCACGGCAAATCCCGCTCTCACGTTTCCCGATACCAGCTCCCAAGCTGCCAGAGATCGGCGTCCCAGCCCGAGATATGCGCGGTCAGCTTGCCGCCGAGCGCCGCGACCCGGGTGCGGGAGACGATGGGCTGGATGTAATTGTCCGTTACGACGAGATCGTTGAGCTTGACGAACAGTGCTGCGCGCTTCACCGCGTCGAGCTCCTGTTCGACCTGCTTGTAGGTCTCGTCATACTCCTTGCTTTGCCAGCGCGAGACATTTCGCCCCTGCCACTTGTTTTCCTTGTTCGCCACCTGCCACGACACGTACTGGTTCATGAAGAACTGCGGATCGGCCTGCGGCATGGTGGTGTTGTACATCTGCGCATCGCAATAGAAATGCGTGTAGGTGTCGGGATTGGCGGTATCGGAGGAGAAGAATACCGATCCCACCACCGACTTCAGCTCGACGTCGATGCCTGCCTTCTGGCACGCCTGCTTGACGATGGCCTGGGTCTTCTGCCTCGGCGCATTGATCGAGGTCTGGAATACGAATTTCAGCGGCTTGCCGTCCTTGGCCCTGATGCCGTCGCTGCCCTTTTTCCAGCCGGCGGCCTCGAGGATCTGGTTGGCCTTCTCGATGTTGAATTCGAACTTCGTGTTTTTCGACCGGAAGCGTTCCGGGTTGTTGAGGAAGTTCGCGGTGGCCCGCGCCGTGCGGCCATAGATGAATTTCTCGATCGAGGCGCGATCGATCAGGAGATTGATGGCCTGGCGCACGGCCGGATCGCTGAACAGCGGATGTTTGGTCTTGATGCTGGCGCGCTCGCCATCGACCTCGACCGCGGGATCGGTCGAGTTGAGTTGCATGAATTCGACGTTGCCTGACGTCGTGATGCTCAACTTGCCCTTTCCGACGGCTTCCAGCTTCGTCAGGATCTCCTCTTCGACCTGCATGTTCCATGCATAATCATATTCGCCGGTTTGCAGCACCGCGCGCGCCGCCGACACCGCGTCGCCGCCGCCCTTGACCTCCACCTCGTCGAAATGCGGCCGGTTGGCGACATGGTAGTTGGGGTTGATTTTGGCGCGGAGCATGTCGCCCGGTTTGAAATCCACGAACTGATAGGGACCGGTGCCGACCGGTTTCAGATTGTGCGGCGCCTCGCGCGATTTGGCGCCGACGTAATCCTTGAACAGGTGTTTTGGGATGATCATGCCGTAGTTGCCGACAAAGGCATCGGCCCAGAACGGCGTCGGCTTGGCAAAGGTGAGGCGGACAGTGAAGTCGTCGATCTTCTCGACCGTGATGTCCTTGTAGCTGCCGATCGAAACCGCCGCGGTCTCCGGTGTTTTGGCATATTCCCAGTTGAAGACGACGTCGTCGGCCGTGAACGGCATGCCGTCATGCCATTTGACGCCACGTTTCAGCTTCCAGATCACCGAGCGGCCGTCCTCGGCCAATCCGTCATTCTCCTTGCTCGGAATTTCGGCCGCGAGGATCGGAACCAGGTTGCCGTCGCCATCCCATCCCGCCAACGGCTCGTAAAAGATCCGGGAGCCTTCCTGATCCTTGGTGCCGACGGCAAAATGCGGATTGAGCAGGGTCACGGCCTGCCAATACATCAGTTTCAGCACGCCGCCGCCGCCGGCCTTGGTCGGCTTGTAGGGAAGCGCGGTCTGGGCCATCGCGACCCCGCACTGGCTCAGCATCATCCCGGCCATCGGCGCCGAAAGGCCAATGGCGATCATTTGCTGGACAAAGGCCCGCCGCGACAACTGGCCGGTCTTGACGTCTGCGATCAGGTCTCGAATTTCCTGTTCTTTCATGAGACCAACTCCTCAACTGGTGCTGAATGCCTCGTCACGCGCGATACTGGAAATGGATCAGGTCAGCGCGAAGCTGTCAAAGCAGGATCTGCGCCATCACGCCAAGCCGATCCGAGGCAAGATGACGCGGCGTCAGTCGGCAATGGGAATGACGGCGGCCGTGCCACTTAATTGACACATCGCGCCTCAATGGCATCGCCTGCGAATTAAGCGTGACGCTGTTCGTCGCCGACCACGCGAAGGTCGATCCTGCCGATCAGGTCCGAACGAAGCGCCTCAGCGTCGCTCATGGCGGCCATGGTCTGTCGCAAAGTGCTGGCGTTCGAGCCGAGCGACACGATGCCGCCCAGCACCGCCGCAATCGAGCCGATGGCGGCGACCTGATTGGATCCGAGCAGACCGAGCACGGTGACCAGCATCAATCCGGCCCCGGCGGCGATCACCGATTTCGAGACCAGCGTGATCTTGCGGCACCGTTCGGCGGTCTCGGCCAGTTCCTCGAGCCGCGCTTCGATCCGCGTAATCTCCTCGATCGGGTCGTCCTCGTCCATCGGTCCAAAAAGCCCCATTCCGCAAGGTTCGTTTCAGGATTCGCCGGCAGCCAGGCCTTTTACTGCAATGACACGCCGATGCCCATCGATCTCACCGCTCCCGACGATCATCCATTTGCGGCCGTCCGGTCCAAGCCCGATTGAGCCATTGGGTAGCCATGTCGAGCCGGGGCTTTCCTTGCAGCCGCGCCAGGGCTTCGTGGTAGGGCCCGGCGTAGCGGAGGCGGACCGGCAGATATGGATATACGCGGCCGATCCACCTCAGCGCTCGATCTGCGGCTCTCCGGTCGCGTTGGTCAAGATCGAGGCCGAAGCCGGTGCGCAGCCGCTCGGGCAACATCTGCGCGGTCAGGGCCAGATACCATCGCGGCGGCCGCAGCCACGGCCGCGCGCCAGAGAAGATCTGTTGGGCCACGTCGCGCGCCGCGGGGCTGACGGACAGGGTTTCGGATTGCGCCATCGCGGCGGTGTAATCCGCGAAGGATGACCAGTCCGCCGGCAAATCCTCGGGCTTCAGCCCGAACAATGACCCGAACAGCCGGCTTTCGGTCCAGTACCGCTCGCGCTCTTCCGCCGAGAGCGGTGGCAGGACAAGGTCGTGCGCCATGGCGGCGGTCTCGACCAGGGTGGCGTGAACCCAGCGCAGCGCGGCGACATCGTTGGCGCTGTAGAGTGAGCCTTTGGCAAAGCAGCCGATGGCCTCGGGCAAATTGCCGGAGATGCCGGCGTGCCGCCGGTGCAGGCGCCGGGCGGCGGCGGTTGCACTGTCGAGTGAACCGAACACCATCGTGAACATCACCTCGAAGGTGCGGTGAAAGCGGCCGATCGGGTCGGCAAAGGTGCGCGAGTGCTCGGCGATGGCGGCCGCAACCCAGGGATGCGCCAGTTGAAGCAGCAAGGCGCGTCCGGCGCCGAGAAAGATGACGGCTTCCCGGTCGATCCGCCACGTCACCGACGCAGGACCAAAAATGCCCTCGTTCGGGCCGGCGGCGCCGGCCCTGACGACTTCGAGCGCAGACTCAAGATCACTTTCCGAGACCAATTGGCAAACCTTCGAACCATCGACTTGCTTTTCGCGAGGCAGATTCTACCGCAACTCAGCGGGCACGGGCAGACGCATCTTGCGCATCGGTAAAGCCAAACCAGGCGAGCGGCAATGCGAGCGCGCAGAGAACTGCCATCGCAACGAACGCCCCTCCCCCATAATTCGCGTAGAAAAAACCCGAGAACAGCGTCAGCGCAGCCGTCACCGCGCCTGAACCGAACGCGTAGGCGGCTTGAGCGGTCGCGGCCATGCGGGTCGGAATAAGAACCGCCATCATCCGCATGCAGGCGAGATGCAGCAGGGCAAATGTCAGTCCGTGAAGCGGCTGTACCACCGCGAGCGCCACTACTGAGGTCGTTGTCCCGGCGACCGACCAGCGGATGATTCCGGCCGCGGCCGCCAGCACCGCCGCGCCACGCGCGCCGAACCGGTTGAGCAATGCCGGGCCGACCAGGAAGAACACGATGACTTCTGAGGCGACGGCTTCCGACCACAGGACACTGATCACGGAGGTGTCTATGCCGGCATTGCTCCACCGGATCACGGCAAAGGCATCATGCATGGCGTGGCTGCCGTAGATCAGAGCCGAGACGAGGATCAGGATTCGAAACCGCGCAATCCCGAGCAGCCCGCGGATTTCGCGCGCAAGCTTCGATGCGCTGATATGCGGCGCAGTTGGAGTAGAAGCCCTGGGGACCAGCACAGTAGCGCCAGTGGCCGCGATCAGCAGGGCCGCGTTCAGCCAGATCACACGCGTAAGGTCGCTGGAAGTAATGAGCTGTCCGATGATCAGCGTGCCGCAGACGAAAGCCGCGGACGCGGCACCGCGGATCCAGCCGTATTCGAACGGCCTTCCCGCCATCTGGGGCCTGGCGGCGTTGACCGACAGCGCGTCGGCGATCGACGTCGTGGGAGCCAAAGCCGCTGCTTGCACCAACGCGACAAGCAACAATAACCAGAAGCCATCCGCGCGTAGCAGTGCCACGGCCGCTGCAGCCGCCAGGACCGTGCAGAATGCGAGCACGAGGCGCAACGATTGCAGGAAGTCGGCGAACATCCCCACGAGTGGTCCTGCGACAAGGCGCACCAATAACGCCGCCGCCAGTATCAGTC contains these protein-coding regions:
- a CDS encoding peptide ABC transporter substrate-binding protein, coding for MKEQEIRDLIADVKTGQLSRRAFVQQMIAIGLSAPMAGMMLSQCGVAMAQTALPYKPTKAGGGGVLKLMYWQAVTLLNPHFAVGTKDQEGSRIFYEPLAGWDGDGNLVPILAAEIPSKENDGLAEDGRSVIWKLKRGVKWHDGMPFTADDVVFNWEYAKTPETAAVSIGSYKDITVEKIDDFTVRLTFAKPTPFWADAFVGNYGMIIPKHLFKDYVGAKSREAPHNLKPVGTGPYQFVDFKPGDMLRAKINPNYHVANRPHFDEVEVKGGGDAVSAARAVLQTGEYDYAWNMQVEEEILTKLEAVGKGKLSITTSGNVEFMQLNSTDPAVEVDGERASIKTKHPLFSDPAVRQAINLLIDRASIEKFIYGRTARATANFLNNPERFRSKNTKFEFNIEKANQILEAAGWKKGSDGIRAKDGKPLKFVFQTSINAPRQKTQAIVKQACQKAGIDVELKSVVGSVFFSSDTANPDTYTHFYCDAQMYNTTMPQADPQFFMNQYVSWQVANKENKWQGRNVSRWQSKEYDETYKQVEQELDAVKRAALFVKLNDLVVTDNYIQPIVSRTRVAALGGKLTAHISGWDADLWQLGSWYRET
- a CDS encoding MFS transporter, whose product is MRVSGPLAYIALYATLYAAFGVASPFWPKYFETRSLTPEQIGLILAAALLVRLVAGPLVGMFADFLQSLRLVLAFCTVLAAAAAVALLRADGFWLLLLVALVQAAALAPTTSIADALSVNAARPQMAGRPFEYGWIRGAASAAFVCGTLIIGQLITSSDLTRVIWLNAALLIAATGATVLVPRASTPTAPHISASKLAREIRGLLGIARFRILILVSALIYGSHAMHDAFAVIRWSNAGIDTSVISVLWSEAVASEVIVFFLVGPALLNRFGARGAAVLAAAAGIIRWSVAGTTTSVVALAVVQPLHGLTFALLHLACMRMMAVLIPTRMAATAQAAYAFGSGAVTAALTLFSGFFYANYGGGAFVAMAVLCALALPLAWFGFTDAQDASARAR
- a CDS encoding oxygenase MpaB family protein, giving the protein MVSESDLESALEVVRAGAAGPNEGIFGPASVTWRIDREAVIFLGAGRALLLQLAHPWVAAAIAEHSRTFADPIGRFHRTFEVMFTMVFGSLDSATAAARRLHRRHAGISGNLPEAIGCFAKGSLYSANDVAALRWVHATLVETAAMAHDLVLPPLSAEERERYWTESRLFGSLFGLKPEDLPADWSSFADYTAAMAQSETLSVSPAARDVAQQIFSGARPWLRPPRWYLALTAQMLPERLRTGFGLDLDQRDRRAADRALRWIGRVYPYLPVRLRYAGPYHEALARLQGKPRLDMATQWLNRAWTGRPQMDDRRER